One window of the Arthrobacter sp. D5-1 genome contains the following:
- a CDS encoding SDR family NAD(P)-dependent oxidoreductase produces the protein MTTRANELTALVTGATAGLGAEFARQLAEAGHHLVLVARDEQRLKETAEALERDFSISAEVLSADLTTDVGVTAVADRLRDAARPVDVLVNNAGIGLLKSFERNDLDEEKRHLRLHVQTPMELCHAALEVMLARGKGRIINVASVAAFANRGTYSAAKAWQVTFSRWANITYAKSGVQVTAVCPGFTHTEFHDRMGMDKSVAPRFLWLTAERVVREGLEDNAKGKGVSIPTRRYKVVSFFARVLPAKLTSGPPRRPLEP, from the coding sequence ATGACGACTCGAGCCAACGAACTCACTGCCCTGGTGACAGGTGCCACCGCCGGGCTCGGTGCGGAATTCGCCCGACAACTTGCTGAAGCCGGACACCACCTGGTCCTGGTGGCCCGCGACGAACAGCGCCTGAAAGAAACGGCCGAAGCGCTCGAACGCGACTTCAGTATCTCGGCGGAGGTCCTTTCCGCTGACCTGACCACCGACGTCGGAGTTACAGCGGTGGCGGACCGCTTGCGGGATGCTGCGCGGCCCGTGGATGTCCTGGTCAACAATGCCGGCATCGGGCTGTTGAAGTCGTTCGAAAGGAATGACCTGGACGAAGAAAAGCGCCATCTGCGGCTCCACGTCCAGACGCCCATGGAACTGTGCCACGCGGCGTTGGAAGTCATGCTCGCCCGCGGCAAGGGCCGAATCATCAACGTCGCCAGCGTGGCGGCGTTTGCCAACAGGGGCACCTACTCGGCGGCCAAGGCATGGCAGGTGACATTCAGCCGGTGGGCGAACATCACCTACGCCAAGTCCGGCGTTCAGGTCACTGCCGTATGCCCGGGTTTCACGCATACCGAATTCCATGACCGTATGGGAATGGACAAGTCAGTGGCTCCCCGTTTCCTGTGGCTCACAGCCGAGCGCGTGGTGCGTGAAGGGCTGGAGGACAACGCCAAAGGCAAAGGTGTTTCCATTCCGACGCGCAGGTACAAAGTGGTCAGCTTCTTCGCACGTGTCCTGCCGGCAAAACTGACGTCGGGCCCGCCACGGCGTCCGCTGGAGCCGTAA
- a CDS encoding sigma-70 family RNA polymerase sigma factor, with protein MGGTAPADSNGRHGTGFGGDGNGAVADSDMDLVLQVRAGHRTAFEVLFERHQGVARKVAAAQVNNFADVDDVVADAFTSVYQSITAGKGPDTFFRAYLLTAVRRFAYQTNRGASRTRPTAESFVLDSAVFHDDPAVAHFESRAVTQAFRSLPERWQEVLWYVDIEGLKPAAVSPLIGLTPNGVSALALRARERLRQVYLQNHITSSTGDSCEEYSTQLGAYSRDGLRRRSQDRVRAHLEGCPKCTALLLDLNDVQSAMRAVVFPLVAGAAFTSVFPALAAVGAGTGVGAGLVHGMPHREMAFFLKVGAGVMAVAAVSVGAAVALSGAGSNTAEVPVAEVSPTPRGQVSYGPDPAAPGAGEQDQPQFPAPNAPSSGAVEKPAVFPFPVPTKPAPSGFPAPSPSWKNPLFPTFAPTGPPTLPALVPLPGATPTPSPTSTQTPTATPSPTSTATPSPSSTATPSPAPAVTATFRAVPGTTASDTNITITFTLQPGPVPSNAEVVFAISAGADMIPGKLIEPAGWNCSSDDAATRQFRCSSNAVDPDALEFLLGVSKQDEGETTTLDYQFSGTGIETATFSNTF; from the coding sequence ATGGGCGGAACAGCACCGGCGGACAGCAACGGGCGCCACGGAACAGGCTTCGGCGGAGACGGCAATGGTGCCGTGGCTGACAGCGACATGGATTTGGTCCTTCAGGTTCGCGCAGGCCATCGGACTGCGTTCGAGGTGCTCTTCGAGCGGCACCAAGGGGTGGCGCGGAAGGTAGCAGCGGCGCAGGTGAACAACTTTGCAGACGTTGACGACGTCGTGGCAGACGCTTTCACGTCCGTTTACCAAAGCATCACCGCGGGGAAGGGGCCCGACACTTTCTTCCGCGCCTACCTGCTGACAGCCGTGCGGCGTTTTGCCTATCAAACCAATCGGGGGGCGTCGCGTACCCGCCCTACTGCTGAGTCGTTCGTGTTGGATTCAGCGGTGTTCCATGATGATCCTGCCGTGGCCCACTTCGAATCCAGGGCCGTTACCCAAGCGTTTCGTTCCCTCCCTGAACGGTGGCAGGAAGTCCTTTGGTATGTAGACATTGAGGGGCTGAAACCCGCTGCGGTTTCGCCGCTGATTGGCTTGACCCCCAATGGGGTTTCCGCCTTGGCGCTCCGTGCGAGGGAACGCCTGCGCCAGGTGTACCTGCAGAACCACATCACGTCATCCACTGGAGATAGCTGCGAAGAATACTCAACACAGTTGGGTGCGTACTCCCGCGATGGGCTGAGGAGGCGCAGCCAGGACAGGGTGCGGGCACATCTTGAGGGCTGTCCCAAGTGCACTGCCTTGCTGCTTGACCTCAACGATGTGCAATCGGCCATGCGGGCTGTGGTCTTCCCGTTGGTAGCAGGAGCAGCGTTTACCTCCGTCTTCCCTGCGCTTGCGGCCGTGGGCGCCGGAACAGGGGTGGGCGCCGGCTTGGTGCATGGCATGCCGCACAGGGAGATGGCCTTCTTCTTGAAGGTAGGCGCTGGAGTGATGGCCGTGGCAGCAGTGTCGGTGGGCGCAGCCGTAGCGTTGAGTGGCGCAGGGTCAAACACAGCTGAGGTACCAGTGGCGGAGGTATCTCCTACTCCTCGAGGGCAAGTTTCTTACGGTCCTGATCCAGCCGCCCCGGGAGCCGGGGAGCAGGATCAGCCTCAATTTCCGGCCCCCAATGCGCCCTCGAGCGGAGCGGTAGAGAAGCCTGCCGTGTTTCCGTTTCCCGTACCAACGAAACCAGCGCCCAGCGGGTTTCCAGCCCCCTCGCCGTCCTGGAAGAACCCACTGTTTCCGACGTTCGCACCGACGGGGCCGCCGACCCTCCCTGCACTGGTTCCGCTCCCGGGCGCAACCCCGACCCCAAGCCCAACTTCGACACAAACGCCCACGGCCACGCCAAGTCCAACTTCCACGGCCACGCCCAGCCCTAGTTCCACCGCCACGCCATCACCGGCGCCCGCTGTAACAGCCACGTTCCGTGCTGTACCAGGGACCACGGCCTCGGACACCAACATCACCATCACCTTCACACTTCAGCCCGGGCCGGTGCCCTCCAATGCGGAAGTTGTGTTCGCAATTTCTGCCGGCGCGGACATGATCCCGGGAAAACTGATCGAACCGGCAGGCTGGAACTGTTCGTCGGATGACGCTGCCACCAGGCAATTCCGGTGCAGCAGCAATGCTGTTGACCCTGATGCGTTGGAATTCTTGCTGGGCGTCTCCAAACAGGACGAAGGGGAAACAACCACCCTTGATTACCAATTCAGCGGCACCGGTATTGAGACGGCCACATTCTCCAACACCTTCTAG
- a CDS encoding FUSC family protein yields MPAIIAHARELHRLGPANNDRLSAVRVALSVAVPGLFLILIGRPDLMMYAVFGALTGMYGRNETHQLRLKHQAQAALFLVGGLTIGVFLSVHHIHSWWLVLVATLFAGAGSLYADAVRLKPIGPFFGILALGACASVPTNVPLTTAVLIGAASAALSLLVGFAGWFRHRGWESGAVRDVPVLRGPLRQGPLVQAAMVHAARYALAVSVAGAIGILSGSGHPHWAMAAAAVPLAGADLPSRVHRGIHRIVGTFLGLAVVAVVLFPSPLSPLQYFPGHTAVVLAVLVVLCQFPTELFMARHYGWAMVFFTPVILLIAQLAAPVDPGVLVMERAIETFVGAVVGIAVAVLVRAPRSRVLQ; encoded by the coding sequence GTGCCCGCAATCATCGCCCATGCCCGTGAACTCCATCGGCTGGGCCCGGCCAACAACGATCGCCTCTCCGCCGTCCGTGTTGCCCTGAGCGTCGCAGTCCCGGGACTGTTCCTCATTCTCATCGGCCGCCCGGACCTCATGATGTACGCCGTGTTCGGTGCGCTGACAGGGATGTACGGACGCAACGAAACGCATCAGCTCAGGCTCAAGCACCAAGCCCAGGCCGCCCTGTTCCTGGTGGGTGGGCTGACCATCGGGGTGTTCCTTTCCGTCCACCACATCCACTCGTGGTGGCTGGTGCTGGTGGCCACCCTGTTCGCCGGAGCTGGATCCCTGTATGCGGATGCCGTCCGCCTCAAGCCCATCGGCCCGTTCTTTGGCATCCTCGCGCTGGGCGCCTGCGCTTCGGTGCCAACCAACGTCCCACTCACGACGGCGGTGCTCATCGGGGCTGCGTCCGCCGCCTTGTCGCTGCTGGTTGGCTTCGCCGGGTGGTTCCGGCACCGTGGGTGGGAGTCCGGCGCCGTCCGCGACGTTCCCGTTCTCCGCGGCCCCCTCCGGCAGGGACCATTGGTCCAGGCGGCCATGGTTCATGCTGCGCGGTATGCCCTTGCTGTCAGCGTGGCCGGGGCCATCGGAATCCTCAGCGGCAGCGGCCATCCGCACTGGGCCATGGCCGCCGCGGCCGTACCCCTCGCTGGCGCCGATCTCCCCAGCCGCGTCCACCGGGGCATCCACCGCATCGTGGGGACGTTCCTCGGGTTGGCGGTGGTCGCCGTCGTACTTTTCCCCAGCCCGCTGTCGCCGCTCCAGTACTTCCCGGGCCACACCGCCGTGGTGTTGGCCGTGCTGGTGGTCCTGTGCCAGTTCCCTACCGAGCTCTTCATGGCGCGGCACTACGGGTGGGCCATGGTGTTCTTCACTCCCGTGATCCTGCTGATCGCCCAACTCGCGGCCCCCGTGGATCCGGGCGTACTGGTGATGGAGCGTGCCATCGAGACTTTCGTGGGAGCGGTGGTGGGCATCGCGGTGGCGGTGCTGGTGCGGGCTCCACGGAGTCGCGTGCTGCAGTAG
- a CDS encoding SRPBCC family protein yields the protein MPVAFVCRTRSSMPPQELFDLSRNIDAHVGSMTKSREKAVDGVTTGLISEGETVTWQAWHLGVRFRMTSRITQMEAPASFSDEQVKGPFKYLRHTHEFRPDGSGTLMVDTIEFAAPFGPLGRLVEKLVLGRYMQNLIEKRNEFLVAQAPPALDARQ from the coding sequence ATGCCCGTCGCTTTCGTCTGCCGCACCCGCTCCTCCATGCCGCCGCAGGAGTTGTTCGATCTCTCCCGCAACATCGATGCCCATGTGGGATCGATGACCAAGAGCCGCGAGAAGGCAGTGGACGGGGTCACCACTGGTTTGATCTCCGAAGGCGAGACCGTCACCTGGCAGGCCTGGCACCTCGGAGTCCGGTTCCGCATGACCAGCCGCATCACGCAGATGGAGGCGCCGGCGTCGTTCTCGGATGAACAGGTGAAGGGCCCCTTCAAGTACCTCCGCCACACGCATGAGTTTCGGCCGGACGGCAGCGGGACGCTCATGGTGGACACCATCGAATTCGCTGCCCCCTTCGGACCGTTGGGCCGCTTGGTGGAGAAGCTGGTCCTGGGCCGCTACATGCAAAACCTGATCGAGAAGCGCAACGAATTCCTGGTGGCCCAGGCACCCCCGGCACTGGACGCCCGGCAATGA
- a CDS encoding GNAT family N-acetyltransferase has protein sequence MIRLAHADDLLILQDIERAAGQAFRALGMDSVADDEPLSTNELQGYAAAGRAWVSVDGLDYPVAYLLADVVDEAGHVEQVSVHPDYAHQGLGRELLHAARVWTRGHGMQRQTLSTFRDVPWNAPYYRRLGFEVLDAGSWGPQLTRLMEHEAGLGLTRWPRVAMWRPAVPPR, from the coding sequence ATGATCAGGCTCGCGCATGCGGACGATCTCCTGATTCTGCAGGACATCGAGCGTGCCGCGGGCCAGGCGTTCCGGGCGTTGGGAATGGATTCAGTCGCGGACGACGAGCCACTCTCCACCAATGAGCTGCAGGGTTACGCCGCAGCGGGCCGGGCCTGGGTTTCCGTCGACGGGCTCGACTACCCGGTGGCGTACCTCTTGGCTGATGTCGTTGACGAGGCCGGGCATGTGGAACAGGTCAGCGTCCATCCGGACTACGCGCACCAAGGCCTGGGCCGCGAGCTCCTGCATGCCGCCCGCGTATGGACCCGCGGCCATGGAATGCAGCGCCAAACCCTGAGCACCTTCCGGGATGTGCCATGGAACGCTCCGTACTACCGCCGCCTTGGCTTCGAGGTGCTCGACGCCGGCAGCTGGGGTCCGCAGTTGACCCGCCTGATGGAGCACGAGGCTGGGCTGGGCCTGACCCGTTGGCCGCGGGTAGCGATGTGGCGTCCAGCTGTCCCGCCCAGGTAG
- a CDS encoding VOC family protein, whose amino-acid sequence MREVASESPKPKGSIHHLEIWVPFLERAREEWGWLLGELGYQPFQEWPTGCSWKLGGTYVVVEQTDAATATTHRRTDPGVNHVAFHAGTRENVDRIRALGADAGWYEMFESKYPHAGGPDHYAAYLLNTDSYEVELVAD is encoded by the coding sequence ATGCGTGAGGTTGCTTCGGAATCCCCAAAACCCAAGGGGTCCATCCACCACCTGGAGATCTGGGTGCCGTTCCTTGAGAGGGCAAGGGAAGAGTGGGGCTGGTTGCTGGGCGAGCTCGGCTACCAGCCCTTCCAGGAGTGGCCCACGGGGTGCAGTTGGAAGCTTGGCGGCACCTACGTTGTGGTGGAGCAGACGGATGCCGCCACTGCAACAACCCACCGCCGCACTGATCCGGGGGTCAATCATGTGGCCTTCCACGCAGGCACACGCGAAAATGTGGACCGGATCAGGGCGCTCGGCGCGGATGCAGGCTGGTACGAAATGTTCGAGTCCAAATACCCGCACGCCGGCGGCCCGGACCACTACGCTGCCTACCTGCTCAACACGGACAGCTATGAGGTGGAGCTGGTAGCGGACTGA
- a CDS encoding FMN-binding negative transcriptional regulator yields MYTPAHFAPSPDTVESLLRHAGAANLVTMTEDGLLATLLPFVYEPSIGEHGALHAHMARNNTQWSSAAVGEALMIVQGNDAYISPSWYASKAAHGRVVPTWNYSTAHVYGELVIHDDAEWLGRHVRRLSNQHEAGMPKPWTVDEAPERFIAGQLKAIVGVELVITRVEAKTKLSQNRTPADVDGVIAGLRARGDSASAADVERARTS; encoded by the coding sequence ATGTACACACCAGCACACTTTGCCCCCTCCCCCGACACCGTCGAGTCGCTGCTCCGGCACGCCGGAGCAGCCAACCTCGTGACCATGACAGAGGACGGGTTGCTTGCCACCCTCCTGCCGTTCGTCTACGAACCCTCGATCGGTGAGCACGGTGCACTGCACGCGCACATGGCCCGCAACAACACCCAGTGGTCTTCAGCTGCTGTCGGTGAGGCTCTCATGATCGTGCAAGGCAACGATGCCTACATTTCTCCGTCCTGGTACGCCTCCAAAGCGGCGCACGGACGGGTGGTGCCCACCTGGAACTACTCCACGGCCCACGTCTACGGTGAACTGGTGATCCACGACGACGCCGAATGGTTGGGCCGGCACGTGCGGCGCCTGTCGAACCAGCATGAGGCCGGCATGCCCAAACCCTGGACCGTTGACGAAGCACCCGAACGGTTCATTGCCGGTCAGCTAAAGGCGATTGTCGGCGTCGAACTCGTCATCACCCGGGTGGAAGCGAAGACGAAACTCAGCCAGAACCGTACTCCGGCTGATGTTGACGGAGTCATCGCGGGACTCCGGGCCCGTGGCGACTCGGCGAGCGCAGCCGATGTGGAACGCGCGCGGACCTCGTAG
- a CDS encoding DMT family transporter has product MSPNSSATTLSRPVVSTRTSTGIWWGLLGVVAFSFTVPLTRVAVEGMSPLFIGAGRAVVAALLAALALAFTRQRFPRGTQWIRLAVVAGGIVAGFPLLTTFALTSTSASHGAIVIALLPAATATVAVLRGRERPRLLFWILTAVGVVAALVFALVQSGGFGSLHWADLLLLGAVVAAAIGYAEGGLLARELGSWQTISWALVVAAPAMILLTLVSLGSGMPQATPLQWLSFAYLGVVSMFLGFFAWYRGLAIGPMAQVSQIQLVQPVMTIAWAGLLLGEPLTWTTVVGGLAVILCAGAAVRVRLRK; this is encoded by the coding sequence ATGAGTCCTAATAGTAGCGCTACTACACTTTCGCGGCCAGTGGTATCCACCCGGACTTCGACCGGAATCTGGTGGGGCCTCCTCGGCGTCGTCGCCTTCTCTTTCACCGTTCCGCTCACCCGAGTAGCTGTGGAAGGCATGTCCCCCTTGTTCATCGGAGCGGGCCGGGCCGTGGTTGCCGCCCTTCTTGCCGCACTCGCCCTGGCCTTCACCCGGCAACGGTTTCCGCGCGGCACGCAGTGGATCCGCCTGGCGGTGGTAGCCGGCGGAATTGTGGCGGGGTTCCCCCTGCTGACTACCTTCGCTCTGACCAGTACCTCCGCGAGCCACGGGGCAATCGTCATCGCCCTGCTGCCTGCGGCCACGGCCACCGTGGCGGTACTGCGCGGGCGCGAGCGTCCACGGCTCCTCTTCTGGATCCTCACGGCCGTGGGCGTCGTTGCTGCCCTCGTGTTTGCCTTGGTTCAATCCGGTGGTTTTGGCTCGCTTCATTGGGCCGACCTCCTGCTGCTCGGAGCCGTGGTTGCTGCAGCCATTGGCTATGCGGAAGGTGGATTGCTGGCCCGGGAGCTCGGCTCCTGGCAAACCATCTCGTGGGCGCTGGTGGTGGCTGCTCCCGCCATGATCCTGTTGACCCTCGTTTCCCTGGGCTCCGGCATGCCACAAGCCACACCGCTCCAGTGGTTGTCCTTCGCCTACCTCGGTGTGGTGAGCATGTTCCTCGGCTTCTTCGCCTGGTACCGCGGCCTGGCCATCGGGCCCATGGCGCAGGTCAGCCAGATCCAACTCGTCCAACCCGTGATGACCATCGCGTGGGCCGGCCTTCTCCTGGGCGAACCGCTGACGTGGACCACCGTGGTGGGTGGCCTCGCAGTGATCCTTTGCGCCGGAGCCGCTGTCCGCGTCAGGCTAAGGAAGTAG
- a CDS encoding PLP-dependent aminotransferase family protein produces MNNDSSSRIVSRVKEWIASAAPGAKLPSTRQLVAEYQASPVTVQKALRTLTAQGLIESRPGVGTFVRAYRTARPSDYGWQTAALRSAQAARPLNSAAMRSATNDVIAFHSGYPSRELLPERLVRAALTRAARGDAALSRPPAQGLPELQTWFAQELSTSTPVGVTPPQPSDVVILPGSQSGLSSIFRGLVGHGQPLLVESPSYWGALLAAGQAGVNVIPVPSGPEGPDPDELERAFEESGARMFYAQPNFANPTGAQWSAERGEEVLRIVQRHGAFLVEDDWAHDFGITAPSVPLAAKDDSGHVVYIRSLTKSVSPSIRVAAIIARGPARERIMGAQAAESMYVSGVLQAAALDVVTQPGWQTHLRGLSHQLQSRRDLLVTSLREHVPQAHLSHLPKGGLNLWLRMPDGFDVERLTKDCEASGVLIAAGTEWFPAEPEGPYIRLNYAGPNPGGFPEGARIIGEAVKGLLQS; encoded by the coding sequence ATGAACAACGATAGCAGTTCTCGGATTGTCTCGCGAGTAAAAGAATGGATCGCAAGCGCTGCCCCGGGGGCCAAACTGCCATCAACGCGCCAACTCGTGGCCGAGTATCAGGCCAGTCCGGTTACAGTGCAGAAAGCGCTGCGGACACTCACGGCGCAGGGGCTGATTGAAAGCCGTCCCGGGGTCGGAACTTTCGTGCGGGCCTACCGCACTGCGCGGCCCTCCGACTACGGCTGGCAAACAGCCGCCTTGCGGTCAGCCCAGGCCGCGCGGCCCCTGAACTCTGCCGCGATGCGGAGCGCTACCAATGACGTCATCGCGTTCCACTCCGGTTACCCTTCCCGCGAACTGTTGCCCGAGAGGCTTGTTCGAGCCGCGCTGACAAGGGCCGCCAGGGGAGATGCCGCCCTGTCCCGGCCGCCGGCGCAGGGCTTGCCCGAACTCCAGACCTGGTTCGCACAGGAACTCAGTACCTCAACCCCGGTGGGCGTGACTCCGCCCCAGCCGAGCGACGTCGTGATTCTGCCCGGCAGCCAAAGCGGGCTCAGCTCCATTTTCCGGGGACTGGTGGGACACGGACAGCCGCTGCTGGTGGAGTCGCCCAGTTACTGGGGCGCGCTGCTGGCAGCGGGCCAGGCAGGCGTCAATGTCATTCCTGTCCCCAGCGGCCCGGAGGGGCCTGACCCGGATGAGCTGGAGAGGGCCTTTGAAGAATCCGGAGCGCGGATGTTCTACGCGCAACCCAACTTCGCGAATCCCACGGGAGCGCAATGGTCGGCGGAACGGGGCGAGGAAGTCCTGCGGATCGTCCAGCGGCACGGAGCTTTCCTCGTGGAGGATGACTGGGCGCACGACTTCGGCATCACCGCACCGTCGGTCCCGCTCGCTGCCAAGGACGACTCCGGCCACGTGGTCTACATCCGTTCCCTGACCAAGAGCGTTTCCCCGTCCATCCGCGTCGCAGCGATCATCGCCCGGGGACCGGCGCGCGAACGAATCATGGGCGCGCAGGCCGCCGAATCCATGTACGTCAGTGGGGTGCTTCAGGCGGCAGCGCTCGACGTCGTCACCCAGCCCGGGTGGCAAACGCACCTTCGCGGACTCAGCCACCAGCTGCAGTCACGCCGCGACCTCTTGGTCACCAGCCTCCGCGAGCACGTCCCGCAAGCGCACCTCAGCCACCTGCCCAAGGGTGGCTTGAATCTGTGGCTGCGAATGCCGGACGGGTTCGACGTCGAACGTCTCACCAAGGATTGTGAGGCATCCGGGGTGCTCATTGCCGCCGGCACGGAGTGGTTCCCCGCGGAACCGGAGGGACCCTACATTCGGCTCAACTACGCCGGCCCCAACCCGGGTGGTTTCCCTGAAGGTGCCAGGATCATCGGCGAGGCCGTCAAAGGCTTGCTGCAATCCTGA
- a CDS encoding MFS transporter, giving the protein MPTDQSNTVSPDGARNATGNQVLAGPTPAATDAVKNATKKTKLRPKRRLKESDVNVVNKPMLRKALGGTIVGNTMEWYDVGVFGYLITTMGPVFLPEADKSVQTLFLLGTFAATFIARPLGGVVFGWLGDKVGRQKVLAATLMLMAASTFAVGLLPGYAQIGIWAAALLVILKLIQGFSTGGEYAGATTFVSEYAPDKRRGYFASFLDMGSYIGFALGAALVSVLQLTLGQAAMEEWGWRIPFLIAGPLGLIAVYFRSKIEESPQFQATLDAQEASAKDAASQDAAVAKGPIGIVKAYWRQIVLAMILAAAANTVGYALTSYMPTYLTDSKGYDPVHGTLLTIPVLVIMAVCIPLTGKLSDRIGRRPVLWVGAGSTIVFSVPAFMLIGIGEIWSTLAGLALIAFPVTFYIANLASALPALFPTSSRYGGMGIAYNFSVAIFGGTTPFIVQGLIEGTGDDMMPAYYLMATSIVGAIAIYFLRESAQRPLPGSMPSVDTQAEARELVATQDTNPLINLDEMPFDGQPIDDAVFGKGNKDLTPA; this is encoded by the coding sequence ATGCCCACAGACCAAAGCAACACCGTCTCTCCGGATGGCGCAAGGAACGCCACCGGGAACCAGGTATTGGCAGGCCCAACCCCGGCCGCCACAGATGCAGTAAAGAACGCAACGAAGAAAACGAAGCTTCGCCCGAAGCGCCGGCTCAAAGAGTCCGACGTCAACGTGGTGAACAAGCCGATGCTGCGCAAAGCACTCGGCGGCACGATCGTCGGCAACACCATGGAATGGTACGACGTCGGCGTGTTCGGCTACCTCATCACCACCATGGGCCCTGTCTTCCTGCCGGAAGCAGACAAGTCCGTCCAAACACTCTTCCTTCTGGGCACCTTCGCCGCAACCTTCATCGCACGCCCCCTCGGTGGCGTGGTGTTCGGTTGGCTTGGCGACAAGGTTGGCCGACAGAAGGTGCTCGCAGCAACACTGATGCTGATGGCGGCAAGTACGTTCGCCGTCGGCCTCCTTCCCGGCTATGCGCAGATCGGCATCTGGGCCGCCGCGTTGCTGGTCATCCTGAAGCTCATCCAGGGCTTCTCCACCGGTGGCGAGTACGCCGGTGCCACCACCTTTGTCAGCGAGTACGCCCCGGACAAGCGCCGCGGCTACTTTGCCAGCTTCCTTGATATGGGCAGCTACATTGGCTTCGCCCTCGGCGCCGCCCTGGTTTCGGTCCTGCAGCTCACGCTGGGACAGGCCGCCATGGAGGAGTGGGGCTGGAGGATTCCGTTCCTGATCGCTGGTCCGCTGGGCCTCATCGCGGTGTACTTCCGTAGCAAGATCGAGGAATCCCCCCAGTTCCAGGCCACCCTGGACGCCCAGGAGGCCTCTGCCAAGGATGCAGCGTCACAGGACGCTGCAGTCGCCAAGGGACCCATCGGAATCGTCAAGGCCTACTGGCGCCAGATCGTGCTGGCCATGATCCTGGCAGCAGCTGCCAACACTGTTGGCTACGCCCTAACCTCCTACATGCCCACGTACCTCACGGATTCCAAGGGCTACGACCCCGTCCACGGCACCCTGCTGACCATCCCTGTCCTGGTGATCATGGCTGTTTGTATTCCACTGACCGGCAAGCTCTCTGACCGCATCGGACGCCGTCCGGTGCTGTGGGTAGGCGCAGGCAGCACCATCGTCTTCTCGGTACCTGCATTCATGCTGATCGGCATTGGCGAGATCTGGTCCACGCTGGCCGGCCTTGCCCTGATCGCTTTCCCTGTGACGTTCTACATCGCCAACCTGGCCTCGGCCCTGCCGGCACTGTTCCCGACGTCCAGCCGCTATGGCGGAATGGGCATCGCGTACAACTTCTCGGTGGCGATCTTCGGCGGAACCACGCCGTTCATCGTCCAGGGCCTGATCGAGGGCACCGGCGATGACATGATGCCGGCGTACTACCTGATGGCCACATCCATCGTGGGCGCCATCGCCATCTACTTCCTCCGTGAATCCGCCCAGCGTCCCCTGCCGGGCTCCATGCCCAGCGTGGACACCCAGGCTGAAGCACGCGAGCTTGTAGCAACCCAGGACACCAACCCGCTCATCAACCTGGACGAGATGCCGTTCGACGGCCAGCCCATTGATGACGCAGTGTTCGGCAAAGGCAACAAGGACCTGACCCCCGCTTAG
- a CDS encoding putative protein N(5)-glutamine methyltransferase, translating into MTRRASIATTLRAAGCVFAEDEARLLLEAANHPDELNRMVEQRVSGQPLEHIVGWTEFCGTRMAVQPGVFVPRRRTEFLVRRAALIAKPGAVVVDLCCGSGAIGAAVSDLLGSCELHAADIDPAAVHCARRNVEPRGGMVHQGDLYAALPRELLGRVDVLLANAPYVPTDSISMMPPEARLHEPLVALDGGADGLAVQRRVAEGAAEWLAPGGSLLVETSETQASGTAGIMAGAGLLPRVVSDEDLDAALVLGSPDPSAFRPESGPLSGLS; encoded by the coding sequence GTGACCCGGAGAGCATCCATCGCCACCACACTTCGTGCAGCGGGCTGCGTTTTCGCGGAGGACGAGGCCCGCCTCCTCCTGGAGGCCGCCAACCATCCGGACGAGCTCAACCGCATGGTGGAACAGAGAGTCAGTGGACAGCCTCTTGAGCACATTGTGGGCTGGACAGAGTTTTGCGGGACGCGCATGGCTGTGCAGCCCGGCGTGTTCGTTCCGCGGCGCCGGACGGAGTTCCTGGTGCGCCGGGCGGCCCTGATCGCCAAGCCAGGTGCCGTCGTCGTCGATCTCTGCTGCGGTTCGGGGGCAATAGGTGCGGCCGTGAGCGACCTTCTGGGGAGCTGCGAACTGCACGCGGCGGACATCGACCCCGCTGCAGTCCACTGCGCACGCCGCAACGTTGAGCCCCGTGGCGGAATGGTCCATCAGGGCGATCTTTATGCCGCACTCCCCCGTGAACTACTGGGGCGTGTGGACGTGCTGCTCGCGAACGCGCCGTATGTTCCCACGGACTCCATCAGCATGATGCCGCCGGAGGCGCGGCTTCACGAGCCGCTGGTGGCGCTCGACGGCGGCGCTGACGGTTTGGCTGTCCAGCGTCGGGTTGCCGAGGGGGCGGCTGAGTGGCTGGCGCCGGGTGGGTCGCTGTTGGTGGAAACGTCGGAAACACAGGCGTCCGGGACGGCCGGGATTATGGCGGGGGCCGGCCTGCTTCCCAGGGTGGTTTCAGACGAGGATCTCGACGCTGCGCTGGTCCTCGGATCACCTGATCCATCAGCTTTTAGGCCCGAATCGGGCCCGTTAAGTGGGCTCAGCTAA